The proteins below come from a single Pandoraea apista genomic window:
- a CDS encoding O-antigen ligase family protein — protein sequence MSKSEASALIPGRHLFARIFGTLILLFPAAALVVPRGGNTVMFLTVALGATILLMDRKRGEISSLLKTSLHVRVLVVTLFLPFFAILAVEILHGKIAANTLDSPVRFLLATVVFFSLRRLVNVVPKWVDLTFAAGAICAAIMALYSTADLLVARAESSFLNPIHFGDMALLLGVLSLVSIHWLSHDRPWIVAFKILGAAAGCYASWASQSRGGWIALPCLLVVWFFWHKHPISTGRRAAIAVIAVVLLASTFASSVVRERFEAIRTDITGLSAGRPDSSTGIRLELWKAAGKLIEAKPLLGLGAHGYRDAMPAMAATGVLTPMAADYGKGEVHNQILAYAVDYGIVFGLLSILGVYAGPAYFFIRSAKIRHSPTEHRAALMGLMTAVAFAIFGLTVETFNLKVTVAFYSTMVALFAAFAYPVGTPVDTTDDKTPTAR from the coding sequence ATGAGCAAGTCTGAAGCGTCGGCATTGATTCCCGGCCGGCATCTCTTTGCCAGAATTTTCGGCACCCTGATCCTGTTGTTTCCCGCAGCCGCCCTCGTCGTACCGCGCGGAGGGAACACTGTTATGTTCCTGACCGTGGCCCTTGGCGCGACCATCCTCCTGATGGATCGCAAGCGCGGTGAGATTTCCTCGCTCCTCAAGACCAGCCTGCACGTCCGGGTGCTCGTCGTCACGTTATTCCTGCCTTTTTTTGCGATCCTGGCGGTCGAGATACTCCACGGCAAGATCGCCGCAAATACGCTCGATTCCCCCGTGCGCTTTCTGCTCGCCACCGTCGTGTTTTTCAGTCTGCGCAGGCTTGTCAATGTCGTCCCGAAATGGGTGGACCTCACCTTTGCCGCTGGCGCTATCTGTGCCGCGATCATGGCCCTCTACTCGACGGCAGACCTTCTCGTTGCGAGAGCAGAGAGTTCATTTCTGAATCCGATTCATTTCGGAGACATGGCTCTGTTGCTCGGTGTCCTCTCGCTGGTTTCGATCCACTGGCTATCCCACGACAGGCCTTGGATTGTGGCCTTCAAGATTCTCGGGGCCGCTGCCGGCTGCTACGCGTCATGGGCAAGTCAGTCACGTGGAGGCTGGATCGCACTGCCGTGCCTGCTTGTAGTGTGGTTTTTTTGGCACAAACATCCCATCAGCACGGGTCGGCGCGCTGCCATTGCCGTCATCGCGGTGGTTCTGCTGGCGAGTACCTTCGCTTCCTCCGTGGTACGGGAACGATTCGAGGCCATTCGAACGGATATCACCGGCTTGTCTGCGGGACGGCCCGATTCATCCACCGGCATCCGGCTTGAATTATGGAAAGCCGCTGGAAAGCTCATCGAGGCGAAGCCGTTGCTCGGACTGGGCGCCCACGGTTATCGCGACGCCATGCCCGCCATGGCAGCCACCGGTGTGCTGACCCCCATGGCGGCGGACTATGGAAAAGGCGAAGTACACAACCAGATCCTCGCTTACGCCGTCGATTACGGAATCGTGTTCGGCTTGCTGAGCATTCTTGGCGTCTACGCGGGGCCGGCCTACTTCTTCATCCGATCAGCCAAGATCCGCCATAGTCCGACAGAGCACCGCGCGGCACTGATGGGCCTGATGACGGCAGTCGCTTTCGCGATCTTCGGCCTGACGGTCGAGACCTTCAATCTGAAGGTCACGGTTGCTTTCTATTCGACAATGGTGGCTCTGTTCGCGGCCTTCGCCTATCCTGTCGGCACGCCGGTCGATACGACCGACGACAAGACACCCACCGCCCGGTAA
- a CDS encoding ATP-binding protein: MTVAPSDMPTPDLRRSRVECLIFFVVLLTWMLHGATAFALPAANTSAPPLLTASPASPASPASQASSAAIDLASAPSPLKLDRQLRLLEDRSARLDATQALNASGWHDVVPRMLNPGYSRSAFWLQGNLVNLGKATVTRWLSVGIVRLEDVRFYSMPAGSTQPSVTWLAGHKVPLERHPIVSETPVFPITLAPGERLTFLVRVETRSSVSIVPQLWHPDDFRIAESRNAMIAMLLAGSMISIALYAFVLGIARRDRVFVLLALTTITQVAQDMAFQGFLYRYLLTQGGEFIVRAPSFFSTLTAGFFSAMVLSFTGLRRVTLWRRTYRVVIGVMACMTVWVAFGDHRDAAFTHLQLLSALNVLWVVSLIDGWRRGLANARLCLLSFSPSCVALFWRLAIINGRLPEDWLANTAMAWSTNIAVLLMLTIIVAGRSRELVREQRAAQHELLQTRREEQTRLANAVDARTRELQAALIAADEANSAKNDFLARISHDLRTPLTSIIGFADLVQSGGREDADRGRIIRRSAHHMLAMVNDLIEYAGGGAADALHVAPVYVHAFIDGMAHEGMSLARKHGNTFLLDVRAPLPALLEFDAKRVRQVLGNLLDNAAKYTGNGTITLSLSATSDVTRADIVHVRFSVEDSGCGIASDDLSRVFEPFARLDRARRVPGVGLGLAIVQQWVERMDGTITLDSTPDVGTRVVFTLPLRVARESDLVPQSLAGATHTLPPLDGSGYHLWLAEDSPEIRQFLHDELASLGFTVHTFSDGVALIAELGTPGLTRPHLVITDHMMPNADGLAVARAIRQHWPDMPVLAISASPQIVAGSGYDASLLKPIELADLRNTLARLLNLHRDDALANTQDRSDTGHPDDGPWLLPSREHLVQARQLIAMGAITDLMDWARDLSDQSPQFDGFARHVHHLAQRGDLAGLAELCAAPLPA, encoded by the coding sequence ATGACCGTTGCGCCTTCGGACATGCCAACGCCCGATTTGCGCCGGTCGCGTGTTGAATGCCTTATCTTCTTCGTCGTCCTCCTGACGTGGATGCTGCATGGCGCTACCGCCTTCGCCTTACCGGCAGCGAACACTTCTGCGCCGCCCCTCCTGACGGCGTCGCCAGCATCGCCAGCATCGCCGGCTTCGCAGGCGTCATCCGCCGCCATCGACCTCGCGAGCGCGCCGTCACCGCTCAAGCTAGACCGGCAACTGCGTTTGCTGGAAGACCGCTCCGCACGCCTCGACGCCACGCAAGCGCTCAACGCGTCTGGCTGGCACGACGTTGTGCCGCGCATGCTCAACCCCGGCTATAGCCGCTCGGCGTTCTGGCTGCAAGGCAACCTCGTCAACCTCGGCAAGGCCACCGTTACCCGTTGGCTAAGCGTCGGCATCGTGCGACTGGAAGACGTACGTTTCTATTCGATGCCAGCCGGCAGCACGCAACCCTCCGTCACGTGGCTCGCGGGGCATAAGGTGCCGCTGGAGCGGCACCCGATCGTGTCGGAAACGCCGGTCTTCCCGATCACGCTCGCCCCCGGCGAACGGTTGACGTTCCTCGTGCGCGTCGAGACCCGCTCGTCGGTGAGCATCGTGCCGCAGCTTTGGCACCCCGACGACTTCCGCATCGCCGAATCGCGCAACGCGATGATCGCCATGCTTCTCGCCGGCTCGATGATCTCCATCGCGCTCTACGCCTTCGTGCTCGGCATTGCGCGACGCGACAGGGTGTTCGTGCTGCTCGCACTCACCACGATCACGCAGGTCGCGCAAGACATGGCGTTTCAGGGCTTCCTGTATCGCTACCTGCTGACACAGGGCGGCGAATTCATCGTGCGCGCGCCGAGTTTTTTCTCGACGCTGACCGCAGGCTTCTTCAGCGCGATGGTGCTGAGCTTCACCGGGCTGCGCCGCGTGACCCTGTGGCGCCGGACCTATCGCGTGGTAATCGGTGTCATGGCCTGCATGACGGTCTGGGTCGCGTTCGGCGACCACCGGGATGCCGCCTTTACGCATCTGCAACTGCTCTCGGCACTTAACGTCCTGTGGGTTGTGTCGCTGATCGACGGCTGGCGACGCGGCCTGGCCAATGCGCGGCTTTGCCTGCTCTCGTTCTCGCCCAGCTGCGTCGCGCTGTTCTGGCGGCTGGCGATCATCAACGGCCGGCTCCCCGAGGACTGGCTCGCCAACACGGCGATGGCATGGAGCACGAATATCGCCGTGCTGCTCATGCTCACGATCATCGTGGCCGGACGCTCGCGCGAACTCGTGCGCGAACAACGTGCGGCACAGCACGAGTTGCTTCAGACACGGCGCGAAGAACAGACCCGGCTTGCCAATGCCGTCGACGCACGCACGCGGGAATTGCAGGCCGCGCTCATCGCCGCCGACGAAGCCAACAGCGCAAAGAACGACTTCCTCGCCCGCATCAGTCATGATCTGCGCACGCCGCTCACGTCGATCATCGGCTTTGCGGACCTCGTGCAGTCGGGCGGGCGCGAAGATGCCGACCGGGGACGCATCATCCGCCGCAGCGCGCATCACATGCTCGCCATGGTTAACGACCTCATCGAGTATGCCGGCGGCGGGGCGGCCGATGCGCTGCATGTCGCGCCCGTCTACGTCCACGCGTTCATCGACGGTATGGCGCACGAAGGGATGAGCCTCGCGCGCAAGCACGGCAACACCTTCCTGCTCGATGTGCGAGCGCCGCTGCCTGCGCTGCTCGAGTTCGACGCCAAGCGCGTGCGCCAGGTGCTCGGCAACCTGCTGGACAATGCCGCGAAGTACACCGGCAACGGCACGATTACGCTGTCGCTCTCGGCGACATCGGACGTGACGCGCGCCGATATCGTCCATGTGCGATTCAGCGTGGAAGATTCCGGCTGCGGTATCGCCAGCGACGATCTGTCCCGCGTCTTCGAACCGTTCGCGCGACTCGACCGGGCACGCCGCGTGCCGGGCGTGGGCCTCGGGCTGGCCATCGTGCAGCAATGGGTCGAACGCATGGACGGCACGATCACACTCGACAGCACACCGGACGTGGGCACGCGCGTGGTGTTCACGCTGCCGCTGCGCGTGGCGCGCGAATCGGATCTCGTGCCGCAGTCGCTTGCCGGCGCGACTCACACGTTGCCGCCGCTCGACGGCAGCGGATACCACCTCTGGCTCGCGGAAGATTCGCCAGAGATCCGGCAATTCCTGCATGACGAACTCGCGAGTCTCGGCTTCACGGTGCATACATTCAGCGATGGCGTGGCGCTCATCGCCGAGCTTGGCACCCCCGGTCTGACGCGACCGCATCTGGTGATCACCGATCACATGATGCCCAATGCCGACGGCCTTGCCGTCGCGCGGGCCATACGCCAGCACTGGCCCGATATGCCCGTGCTGGCGATCTCGGCATCGCCGCAGATCGTCGCTGGCAGTGGCTACGATGCGAGCCTGCTCAAACCGATCGAACTCGCCGACCTGCGCAATACGCTCGCCCGGCTGCTCAATCTGCATCGCGACGACGCGCTCGCGAACACGCAGGATCGCAGCGATACAGGTCATCCGGACGACGGACCATGGTTGCTGCCGTCACGCGAGCATCTCGTGCAGGCCCGGCAATTGATCGCCATGGGCGCCATTACCGATCTGATGGACTGGGCGCGCGACCTGAGCGATCAATCGCCGCAATTCGACGGCTTTGCCCGGCACGTCCATCATCTCGCACAGCGTGGCGATCTCGCCGGACTGGCCGAGTTATGTGCGGCACCGTTGCCAGCCTGA
- a CDS encoding DNA-binding response regulator — MLLMDFLSQQGCRVYIAQDGRDGYTKARTVQPDLILMDIRMPVCDGLGACRLLKADPGTRHIPLIFLTAAALPGERVAGLSAGAVDYVAKPYDFEEVRLRLSIHLKATTPAPLPGAGGESSKPTPLPVQAHTLDAVLYRATRTLLLNRLDITPELAGLASAVGTNTRRLNLAFRRCVGVTVFDFLREERMKEARRLLSETSLDVQDIASAVGFASAANFATAFRERFGMPPSGFRELGAQSTSAPAP, encoded by the coding sequence ATGCTGCTGATGGATTTTCTCAGTCAGCAGGGGTGCCGCGTCTACATCGCGCAAGACGGCCGCGACGGCTACACGAAAGCCCGCACGGTGCAGCCCGATCTGATCCTCATGGACATCCGCATGCCCGTGTGCGACGGCCTCGGCGCCTGCCGCCTGCTCAAGGCCGACCCCGGTACCCGGCACATTCCGCTGATCTTCCTGACGGCTGCCGCCCTGCCCGGCGAGCGCGTTGCCGGACTCTCGGCGGGTGCCGTCGATTACGTCGCCAAGCCGTATGACTTCGAAGAGGTGCGCTTGCGGCTGTCGATTCATCTGAAGGCGACCACACCCGCGCCGCTACCCGGCGCCGGGGGTGAAAGCAGCAAGCCGACCCCCTTGCCCGTGCAGGCGCACACGCTCGACGCCGTTCTCTATCGCGCCACGCGCACCCTGCTGCTCAACCGGCTCGACATCACGCCCGAACTCGCCGGTCTTGCCAGTGCCGTCGGCACCAACACGCGCCGTCTGAATCTGGCGTTCCGACGCTGCGTCGGCGTGACGGTGTTCGACTTCCTGCGCGAAGAACGCATGAAAGAGGCGCGCCGTCTGCTCTCGGAAACATCGCTCGACGTGCAGGACATTGCCAGCGCCGTCGGCTTCGCCAGCGCCGCCAATTTCGCCACGGCATTTCGCGAGCGCTTCGGCATGCCGCCGAGCGGTTTCCGCGAGCTCGGCGCGCAAAGCACATCCGCCCCCGCGCCATGA
- a CDS encoding UDP-N-acetylglucosamine 1-carboxyvinyltransferase: MSHLVVHGGQPLRGRITPSANKNAVLPVLCATLLTDQPVRLIGVPEITDVRKILDIFRQLGSDVSVDFEAGTLDIHHRNTKFDPRTDHLPEEMRSSIMLVPPLLARFGVARIEDNIKGCTLGVREIDPHIEVLRHFGGRVERTEGSLLIHADETRPAIRHWLDYASVTTTENFVLCAASAKGRSQLNNAASEPHVQEFCRFMQMLGVPIEGVGTSQLAIEGVERFGGGEFRFAEDFHEITTFLALGAITGGEITVKNTAPDQFPLIDRTFAKFGVKVEHRDGWSTATAQGKLKVQTPFTQNILTKVEAAPWPYFPVDLLPIFIALGVKAEGSAMFWNKVYDGAMGWSTELSKFGAHVFQSDPHRLITFGGVPLTPAVVESPYIIRVAIALLMVAASIDGQSTIKNAQPIRRAHPRFVENLCSVGANVVWTTPE, from the coding sequence ATGTCCCATCTGGTAGTCCACGGCGGCCAGCCCCTGCGTGGCCGCATTACCCCCTCTGCCAACAAGAACGCCGTTCTCCCGGTGCTGTGCGCCACGCTGCTCACCGATCAGCCGGTACGCCTCATTGGCGTGCCCGAGATCACCGACGTTCGTAAGATCCTCGATATCTTCCGGCAGCTCGGCAGCGATGTGAGCGTCGATTTCGAGGCCGGCACGCTCGATATCCACCACCGCAACACGAAGTTCGACCCGCGCACCGACCACCTGCCGGAAGAAATGCGCTCGTCGATCATGCTCGTGCCGCCGCTGCTCGCCCGGTTCGGCGTGGCGCGCATTGAAGACAACATCAAGGGCTGCACGCTGGGTGTGCGCGAGATCGACCCGCATATCGAAGTGCTGCGCCATTTCGGCGGACGCGTCGAGCGCACCGAAGGCTCGTTGTTGATCCATGCCGACGAAACGCGCCCCGCGATTCGCCACTGGCTCGATTACGCGTCGGTGACGACGACGGAAAACTTCGTGCTCTGCGCCGCATCGGCCAAGGGCCGCTCGCAATTGAACAACGCGGCTTCTGAGCCGCACGTGCAGGAGTTCTGCCGCTTCATGCAGATGCTGGGCGTGCCCATTGAAGGCGTGGGCACATCGCAACTCGCCATCGAAGGCGTGGAACGGTTCGGCGGCGGCGAATTCCGTTTCGCGGAAGACTTCCATGAGATCACCACGTTCCTCGCGCTCGGCGCGATCACCGGCGGTGAAATCACCGTCAAGAACACGGCGCCGGATCAGTTCCCGCTGATCGACCGCACGTTCGCCAAGTTCGGTGTCAAAGTCGAACACCGCGACGGCTGGTCGACGGCCACTGCGCAAGGCAAGCTCAAGGTGCAGACACCGTTCACGCAGAACATTCTGACGAAGGTGGAAGCCGCACCGTGGCCGTATTTCCCGGTCGACCTGCTGCCGATCTTCATCGCGCTGGGCGTGAAGGCAGAAGGCAGTGCGATGTTCTGGAACAAGGTGTACGACGGCGCCATGGGCTGGTCGACCGAGTTGTCGAAGTTCGGCGCGCACGTCTTCCAATCCGATCCGCATCGCCTGATCACGTTCGGTGGCGTGCCGCTCACGCCGGCGGTCGTGGAGAGTCCTTACATCATCCGCGTGGCGATTGCACTGCTGATGGTGGCCGCCAGCATCGACGGCCAGTCGACCATCAAGAACGCTCAGCCGATTCGCCGCGCGCACCCGCGCTTTGTCGAGAATCTGTGCTCGGTCGGCGCGAACGTCGTCTGGACAACGCCGGAGTAA
- a CDS encoding GntR family transcriptional regulator, giving the protein MSRTAAPASPRDASRPEAASDTAPNLPADGDGSPGSAGQQIEARVYQAISQALLSGKLRPGMPLRERNLAQAFDCTRGAVRKVLARLGFEGKLVLEPNRGAFVPQPSLDDIRQTYRARRVLETGVIASICGQLSVSQLAVLDAHVATEARSHADGTHERSIRLAGEFHLKLIGMAGSAELDTFARQLVAKTELYKALYDPAEFMHCAPTEHAQLVGQLRDGKTQAAIALAAAHLDELEARVLTRAAAAETPDFRAIFAEAFAGGAS; this is encoded by the coding sequence TTGAGCCGCACCGCAGCACCGGCGTCGCCGCGCGACGCTTCCCGCCCTGAGGCCGCGTCCGATACGGCCCCGAATCTCCCGGCCGACGGCGATGGCTCGCCGGGCAGCGCGGGACAGCAGATCGAGGCACGCGTCTATCAGGCGATCTCGCAGGCACTGCTCTCCGGCAAGCTCCGCCCGGGCATGCCGCTGCGCGAGCGCAATCTGGCGCAGGCGTTCGACTGCACGCGCGGCGCAGTGCGCAAGGTACTCGCGCGGCTCGGTTTCGAAGGCAAGCTCGTGCTCGAACCCAATCGCGGGGCGTTTGTGCCACAGCCCTCGCTCGACGACATTCGCCAGACCTATCGCGCTCGGCGCGTGCTGGAAACCGGGGTGATCGCGAGCATTTGCGGCCAGTTGAGCGTGTCGCAACTCGCGGTGCTCGACGCGCACGTCGCCACCGAAGCCCGCTCGCATGCCGACGGCACGCACGAGCGCTCGATCCGCCTGGCCGGTGAGTTCCATCTGAAGCTGATCGGCATGGCGGGCAGCGCCGAACTCGATACGTTCGCGCGCCAGCTCGTCGCCAAGACCGAGCTATACAAAGCCCTGTACGACCCCGCGGAGTTCATGCATTGCGCGCCGACGGAGCACGCCCAGCTCGTCGGACAGTTGCGCGACGGCAAGACGCAAGCCGCCATTGCCCTTGCCGCGGCGCATCTCGACGAACTCGAAGCCCGGGTACTCACGCGTGCCGCCGCCGCCGAAACGCCAGATTTCCGCGCCATCTTTGCCGAGGCATTTGCAGGCGGGGCCTCCTGA
- a CDS encoding DUF3311 domain-containing protein, translating to MKPVHCLAALPIAAFYSGGWLAEHVGTRLAGLPFLMTWNIVWLLLTSVVMVVMFRFDGSREAASTPGKDLREHDGVAS from the coding sequence ATGAAACCTGTGCATTGCCTGGCTGCGCTTCCTATCGCGGCCTTTTACAGCGGCGGTTGGCTCGCCGAACATGTGGGTACCCGTCTGGCCGGGCTGCCGTTCCTGATGACGTGGAACATCGTCTGGTTGCTGCTTACCTCGGTGGTGATGGTCGTGATGTTCCGCTTCGACGGATCGCGCGAAGCGGCGAGCACCCCGGGGAAGGATCTGCGCGAACATGACGGAGTGGCGTCATGA
- a CDS encoding sodium:solute symporter family protein: MNAALAVIAAFLAFALFVGLRARRGRTMSLEQWAVGGRGFGTLLVFLLMAGEAFSTFTFLGASGWAYSKGPPAFYILAYGALAYLLGYWMLPAAWRHATRHGCVSFSDFFATAYRSRALGVVVSLVAVLGMTALLIIQLRGLGIIVSESSYGTIPPAVAIWCGAIAMVLYITVSGIHGSASIAIYKDILILVIAVFLGIYLPLHYFGGFGEMFDRIEAARPGFLQMPTSGLTLSWYNSTILLTSLGYYLYPYVFTSVYAAKSESAVRKNTILMPLYQMVIAFMFFVGFAAILQVPGLTGADSDLALLRIVKQTFSPWFVGVIGGVGVLTALVPGSMILLNASTLIAKNIYRDGFAPHASEAFVGKLAKRVLPVFGLVAVFFVLRGGATFVALALFASSLLTQLFPSFVASLLPRPFGNKNGAFAGIGAGAIVLAAAVGFDVNLRTLLPSAPDTVGSINMGLVALAVNAVTFVVVSLFTRSHNVATEINLRKA, from the coding sequence ATGAACGCCGCGCTGGCCGTGATCGCGGCATTTCTCGCCTTTGCATTGTTCGTGGGGCTGCGCGCACGGCGCGGCCGAACGATGAGTCTGGAGCAGTGGGCCGTGGGGGGGCGTGGTTTCGGCACGTTGCTCGTGTTCCTGCTGATGGCCGGGGAGGCCTTTTCGACCTTCACGTTCCTCGGGGCGAGCGGATGGGCGTACAGCAAGGGGCCGCCGGCGTTCTACATCCTCGCCTATGGTGCGCTTGCCTACCTGCTTGGCTACTGGATGTTGCCGGCGGCGTGGCGTCATGCCACGCGGCATGGCTGTGTGTCGTTCTCGGACTTTTTCGCCACCGCGTACCGTTCGCGTGCGCTGGGGGTAGTCGTCTCGCTGGTGGCTGTGCTCGGCATGACCGCGTTGCTCATCATTCAGTTGCGCGGGCTGGGCATCATCGTGTCCGAGTCCTCGTACGGCACGATTCCGCCCGCCGTGGCGATCTGGTGCGGGGCTATCGCGATGGTGCTCTACATCACGGTGTCGGGCATTCACGGCTCGGCGAGCATTGCAATTTACAAAGACATTCTGATTCTCGTGATCGCGGTGTTCCTCGGTATCTATCTGCCGTTGCATTACTTCGGCGGCTTTGGCGAGATGTTCGATCGGATTGAAGCGGCACGGCCGGGCTTCCTGCAAATGCCTACGAGCGGCCTCACGTTGTCCTGGTACAACTCGACGATTCTGCTCACGTCGCTCGGCTATTACCTGTATCCGTACGTTTTCACGTCCGTGTATGCAGCCAAGAGCGAGAGCGCCGTGCGCAAGAACACGATTCTGATGCCGCTCTATCAGATGGTCATCGCATTCATGTTCTTCGTGGGGTTCGCGGCGATTCTGCAAGTGCCGGGCCTCACGGGAGCGGACTCCGACCTGGCGTTGCTGCGTATCGTGAAGCAGACGTTCTCGCCGTGGTTCGTCGGCGTGATCGGTGGCGTGGGGGTGTTGACCGCGCTCGTGCCGGGCTCGATGATCCTGCTCAATGCGTCGACCCTGATCGCGAAGAACATCTACCGCGACGGCTTTGCGCCCCATGCGAGCGAGGCCTTCGTGGGCAAGCTCGCCAAGCGCGTGTTGCCGGTTTTCGGTCTGGTGGCGGTGTTCTTCGTGTTGCGAGGCGGTGCAACGTTCGTGGCGCTGGCGCTTTTCGCGTCGAGCTTGCTGACGCAGTTGTTCCCATCGTTCGTGGCGAGCTTGCTGCCGCGTCCGTTCGGTAACAAAAACGGCGCGTTTGCCGGCATCGGCGCGGGCGCTATCGTGTTGGCGGCCGCCGTGGGGTTCGACGTCAATCTGCGCACGCTGTTGCCCAGCGCGCCGGATACCGTGGGGTCGATCAACATGGGCCTCGTGGCGCTGGCCGTCAATGCGGTGACGTTCGTGGTCGTGAGCCTGTTCACGCGGTCGCACAACGTCGCCACGGAAATCAACTTGAGGAAGGCATGA
- a CDS encoding amidohydrolase family protein, giving the protein MTTLDIRNARGLDGKPVEVRVEGGRIAAIGPSLPALQGNVPREIDARGALLLPGLVESHTHLDKTVWGMPWYVNECGSRLIDRIDNERRWRAESGHDAGAASLALGRAFLAAGTTRLRTHVDIDTDAGLRHLDGVLATRATLADTLDMQIVAFPQSGVLDREGTLALLDNALGRGADVLGWLDPCAIDHDPRASLDAMFALADKHGCPIDIHLHEPGEMGVFSFELMLERIAALGMQGKVVVSHAFCLGELEAARADALLARLAHAGVALITTAPPSRVVPPLMACRRAGVPLAGGNDGIRDTWTPYGTPDMLERAMMIGLRYNLRRDDELDIALDCVTYQGARACWFDDYGLHAGARADLVLVDAVNAAQAIVTRAPRRWVVANGHLVVSEGVAV; this is encoded by the coding sequence ATGACGACACTGGACATACGCAACGCACGCGGCCTCGACGGCAAGCCGGTCGAGGTGCGCGTCGAGGGGGGACGAATTGCGGCCATCGGGCCGTCGTTACCCGCCCTGCAAGGAAACGTCCCCCGTGAGATCGACGCGCGCGGTGCGTTGCTGCTGCCCGGTCTGGTGGAGTCGCACACGCATCTGGACAAGACCGTGTGGGGCATGCCGTGGTACGTGAACGAGTGCGGCTCGCGACTGATCGACCGCATTGATAACGAGCGCCGGTGGCGTGCCGAGAGCGGACACGACGCGGGTGCAGCGTCGCTTGCGCTCGGGCGCGCGTTCCTCGCGGCAGGCACCACGCGCCTGCGCACGCACGTCGACATCGATACCGATGCGGGCCTGCGCCATCTCGACGGCGTGCTGGCCACGCGCGCGACGCTGGCGGACACGCTGGACATGCAGATCGTCGCCTTTCCGCAGTCGGGGGTGCTGGATCGCGAGGGCACGCTCGCCTTGCTCGACAACGCACTTGGGCGGGGCGCCGACGTGCTGGGCTGGCTCGATCCGTGCGCCATCGACCACGACCCCAGGGCGTCGCTCGACGCCATGTTCGCCTTGGCCGACAAGCATGGTTGTCCTATCGACATTCATTTGCACGAGCCGGGCGAGATGGGGGTCTTCTCGTTCGAGCTGATGCTCGAGCGGATTGCGGCGCTGGGCATGCAGGGCAAGGTCGTCGTGTCGCACGCGTTTTGTCTGGGGGAACTGGAGGCGGCGCGCGCCGACGCGTTGCTCGCGCGGCTGGCGCACGCCGGTGTCGCGCTGATCACCACGGCGCCGCCTTCGCGTGTTGTGCCGCCGCTCATGGCATGCCGCCGTGCGGGCGTGCCGCTCGCGGGAGGGAACGACGGCATTCGCGACACATGGACGCCCTACGGCACGCCCGACATGCTTGAGCGCGCCATGATGATCGGTCTGCGCTACAACCTGCGCCGCGACGACGAGTTGGACATCGCGCTCGACTGCGTCACCTATCAGGGGGCGAGGGCTTGCTGGTTCGATGACTACGGCCTGCATGCCGGTGCGCGCGCCGATCTGGTGCTGGTCGATGCCGTCAATGCCGCGCAGGCCATCGTCACACGCGCACCGCGCCGCTGGGTGGTAGCGAACGGCCACCTCGTGGTGAGCGAGGGCGTAGCGGTATGA